In the genome of Angustibacter luteus, one region contains:
- a CDS encoding response regulator translates to MTTVLVVDDEPQILRALAINLRARHYTVLTAATGADALALAGRHNPDLVVLDLGLPDLDGVEVVRGLRGWTAAPIVILSGRSDSIDKVEALDAGADDYVTKPFSVDELLARLRAVTRRSTPSDALPVVRLGSTTVDLPAHRVTADDEGQARDVRLTPTEWHLLEVLLRHPGKLLTRRQLLAEVWGPGYENADGNLRVYMAQLRRKLEPDPARPRYLLNEPGLGYRFEPQPSP, encoded by the coding sequence GTGACCACCGTCCTGGTCGTGGACGACGAGCCGCAGATCCTGCGCGCGCTGGCGATCAACCTGCGGGCCCGGCACTACACGGTGCTCACCGCGGCGACCGGCGCCGACGCACTCGCGCTGGCCGGGCGGCACAACCCGGACCTGGTGGTGCTCGACCTCGGCCTGCCGGACCTGGACGGCGTCGAGGTCGTGCGCGGGCTGCGGGGCTGGACCGCCGCGCCCATCGTGATCCTGTCCGGCCGCAGCGACAGCATCGACAAGGTCGAGGCGCTGGACGCCGGCGCCGACGACTACGTGACCAAGCCCTTCTCGGTGGACGAGCTGCTGGCCCGGCTGCGGGCCGTCACCCGGCGCTCGACGCCCAGTGACGCGCTCCCGGTCGTCCGGTTGGGCAGCACCACCGTCGACCTGCCCGCCCACCGGGTGACCGCGGACGACGAGGGGCAGGCACGCGACGTCCGGCTCACCCCGACCGAGTGGCACCTGCTCGAGGTGCTGCTGCGCCACCCCGGCAAGCTGCTGACCCGCCGCCAGCTGCTCGCCGAGGTCTGGGGCCCGGGCTACGAGAACGCCGACGGCAACCTGCGGGTCTACATGGCCCAGCTGCGGCGCAAGCTCGAGCCGGACCCGGCGCGACCGCGGTACCTGCTCAACGAACCCGGGCTGGGCTACCGGTTCGAGCCACAACCCTCCCCCTGA
- a CDS encoding sensor histidine kinase, with protein sequence MGGGRVGRGTLRVYLGAAPGVGKTFAMLDEGHRRVERGTDVVVGLVETHGRQHTADLVEGLEVVPRRELTHRGGTFTEMDVDAVLARRPRVALVDELAHTNVPGSRNAKRWQDVEELLAAGIDVVATVNVQHLESVNDVVEKITGARQQERLPDAVVRAADQVELVDMAPEALRRRMAHGNVYTADKVDAALGNYFRVGNLTALRELALLWVADKVDESMQDYRAAHGIQGTWETRERVVVALTGGAEGETLIRRAARIAARSAGGDVLAVHVARSDGLTGASPADLATQRQLVETLGGSYHQVVGDDVPRALLEFARAENATQLVLGASRRSRWGALLGGPGIGSATIRGSGDIDVHLVTHAQAGRGRALPQLGGALTVRRRVYGVLLAVLAPPLLTLALVPAPPQLNLISDVLLYLLVVVGVALVGGLLPALLAAVSCSMLLNYYFTPPLHTFNISETNNALALTVFLVVAASVSSVVDLAARRTRQAARASAESQTLGTLAGSVLRGETGLAGLLERVREAFSLDDVTLLERSGPADRGTFTVVATATATAGADACPSPQQADAEFPAGEQLVLVVRGRPLRAEDQRVVGAFAAQAGALLERSRLAEQAAAAAPLAATDRMRTALLAAVGHDLRTPLASAKASVTSLRSTDVAWSADDRDELLLTADESLDRLARLVDNLLDMSRLTAGAMTVQRRAVALDEVVPLALDDLGPDGARVLVDVPDDLPEADADPGLLERVVANVVQNALRYNDSDVPVRITGSSLGERVELRVVDRGPGIPADKLDTVFVPFQRLGDTDNTTGVGLGLALSRGLAEAMGGTLTPEETPGGGLTMVIALPVARDDPHDAEPGRRERADPAAAQGVS encoded by the coding sequence ATGGGAGGTGGTCGCGTGGGCCGCGGCACGCTGCGCGTCTACCTCGGGGCCGCCCCCGGGGTGGGCAAGACCTTCGCCATGCTCGACGAGGGCCACCGACGGGTCGAGCGCGGCACCGACGTCGTCGTCGGGCTGGTCGAGACGCACGGCCGCCAGCACACCGCGGACCTCGTCGAGGGGCTCGAGGTGGTGCCCCGGCGCGAGCTGACCCACCGCGGCGGGACCTTCACCGAGATGGACGTCGACGCCGTGCTGGCCCGCCGCCCGCGGGTCGCGCTGGTCGACGAGCTCGCCCACACCAACGTGCCGGGTTCACGGAACGCCAAGCGCTGGCAGGACGTCGAGGAGCTGCTGGCTGCGGGCATCGACGTGGTCGCCACCGTCAACGTCCAGCACCTGGAGTCCGTCAACGACGTCGTCGAGAAGATCACCGGCGCGCGCCAGCAGGAGCGGCTGCCCGACGCGGTGGTCCGGGCGGCCGACCAGGTCGAGCTCGTCGACATGGCCCCCGAGGCGCTGCGCCGCCGCATGGCGCACGGCAACGTCTACACCGCCGACAAGGTGGACGCCGCGCTGGGCAACTACTTCCGGGTCGGCAACCTCACCGCGCTGCGCGAGCTGGCCCTGCTCTGGGTGGCCGACAAGGTCGACGAGTCGATGCAGGACTACCGCGCCGCGCACGGAATCCAGGGCACCTGGGAGACCCGCGAGCGGGTGGTCGTCGCGCTGACCGGCGGCGCCGAGGGCGAGACGCTGATCCGCCGCGCGGCGCGGATCGCGGCGCGGTCCGCCGGCGGGGACGTGCTGGCCGTGCACGTGGCCCGCTCGGACGGGCTGACCGGCGCGAGCCCGGCCGACCTGGCCACCCAGCGCCAGCTCGTCGAGACCCTCGGCGGCTCGTACCACCAGGTCGTGGGGGACGACGTCCCGCGCGCGCTGCTGGAGTTCGCCCGGGCCGAGAACGCCACCCAGCTCGTGCTCGGCGCCAGCCGGCGCTCGCGGTGGGGTGCGCTGCTCGGCGGGCCGGGGATCGGGTCGGCCACGATCCGCGGCTCGGGGGACATCGACGTCCACCTCGTCACCCACGCCCAGGCCGGTCGCGGTCGCGCGCTCCCCCAGCTCGGCGGCGCACTCACGGTGCGACGTCGGGTGTACGGCGTCCTGCTGGCGGTGCTGGCGCCGCCGCTGCTCACGCTCGCGCTGGTCCCAGCGCCCCCGCAGCTGAACCTGATCAGCGACGTCCTGCTGTACCTGCTCGTCGTCGTCGGCGTCGCGCTGGTCGGCGGGCTGCTGCCGGCACTGCTCGCGGCGGTCAGCTGCTCGATGCTGCTGAACTACTACTTCACGCCGCCGCTGCACACCTTCAACATCAGCGAGACCAACAACGCGCTGGCCCTGACGGTCTTCCTGGTCGTGGCCGCGTCCGTCAGCTCGGTGGTCGACCTGGCCGCGCGGCGCACCCGGCAGGCGGCGCGCGCCTCGGCGGAGTCCCAGACGCTCGGCACCCTGGCCGGCAGCGTGCTGCGCGGCGAGACGGGGCTCGCGGGCCTGCTGGAGCGGGTGCGCGAGGCCTTCAGCCTGGACGACGTGACGCTGCTCGAGCGCTCCGGCCCGGCGGACCGCGGTACGTTCACCGTGGTGGCGACCGCCACGGCCACCGCAGGCGCGGACGCCTGCCCGAGCCCGCAGCAGGCCGACGCCGAGTTCCCGGCCGGCGAGCAATTGGTCCTGGTGGTGCGGGGTCGCCCGCTGCGCGCCGAGGACCAGCGCGTGGTCGGCGCGTTCGCCGCGCAGGCCGGGGCCTTGCTGGAGCGATCGCGGCTGGCCGAGCAGGCCGCGGCGGCAGCGCCCCTGGCGGCCACCGACCGCATGCGCACCGCGCTGCTCGCCGCCGTCGGGCACGACCTGCGCACCCCGCTGGCCTCGGCCAAGGCGTCCGTGACCAGCCTGCGCAGCACCGACGTCGCGTGGTCCGCAGACGACCGCGACGAGCTCCTGCTCACCGCCGACGAGTCGCTGGACCGGCTCGCCCGGTTGGTGGACAACCTGCTCGACATGAGCCGGCTGACCGCTGGGGCGATGACGGTCCAGCGGAGGGCGGTGGCGCTTGACGAGGTGGTGCCGCTCGCCCTCGACGACCTCGGACCGGACGGCGCGCGCGTCCTCGTCGACGTCCCGGACGACCTGCCGGAGGCGGACGCCGACCCCGGGCTGCTCGAGCGCGTCGTGGCCAACGTGGTGCAGAACGCGCTGCGGTACAACGACTCCGACGTCCCCGTGCGGATCACGGGCAGCAGCCTCGGCGAACGGGTCGAGCTGCGCGTCGTCGACCGCGGGCCGGGCATCCCCGCCGACAAGCTCGACACGGTGTTCGTGCCGTTCCAGCGGCTCGGCGACACCGACAACACCACCGGCGTCGGCCTCGGGCTGGCGCTGTCCCGCGGGCTCGCCGAGGCCATGGGCGGCACGCTCACGCCGGAGGAGACACCGGGTGGCGGGCTGACGATGGTCATCGCCCTGCCCGTGGCGCGGGACGACCCGCACGACGCCGAGCCGGGACGCCGCGAACGCGCCGATCCCGCTGCGGCGCAGGGGGTCTCGTGA
- the kdpC gene encoding potassium-transporting ATPase subunit KdpC, whose translation MSARTAPALRQYAAAVRTLVVLTVILGLAYPLGMTAIAQITLRHNADGSLVSHGGRTVGSSLIGQSFTDHDGYFQSRPSAAGQDGYDALASSASNLGPENADLVTAITQRRAAVAASDAVAPRDVPPDALLASGSGLDPHISPAYARIQVARVARERGLDVATVRRLVAQHTQGRVIGFLGEPRVNVLELNLALDRATDAAD comes from the coding sequence ATGTCTGCCCGCACCGCACCTGCCCTCCGCCAGTACGCCGCCGCCGTCCGCACCCTCGTGGTGCTGACCGTGATTCTCGGCCTGGCCTACCCGCTGGGGATGACCGCAATCGCCCAGATCACGTTGCGGCACAACGCCGACGGCTCACTGGTGAGCCACGGCGGCCGCACCGTCGGCTCGAGCCTGATCGGCCAGTCGTTCACCGACCACGACGGCTACTTCCAGAGCCGGCCGTCGGCGGCGGGCCAGGACGGCTACGACGCGCTCGCGTCGTCCGCGTCGAACCTCGGACCGGAGAACGCGGACCTGGTCACCGCGATCACCCAGCGGCGGGCCGCGGTGGCCGCGTCCGACGCCGTCGCCCCGCGCGACGTCCCGCCGGACGCGCTGCTGGCCAGCGGCTCGGGTCTGGACCCGCACATCAGCCCGGCGTACGCCCGGATCCAGGTCGCGCGGGTGGCCCGCGAGCGCGGCCTGGACGTCGCGACCGTGCGGCGGCTGGTCGCCCAGCACACCCAGGGTCGGGTGATCGGGTTCCTCGGCGAGCCGCGGGTGAACGTGCTCGAGCTGAACCTGGCGCTCGACCGCGCCACCGACGCGGCAGACTGA
- the kdpB gene encoding potassium-transporting ATPase subunit KdpB: MTTARTLLAALPDAARKLDPRTMVRNPVMFVVEVGAVLATALAVTDPDVFAWSVVGWLWATVLFANLAEAVAEGRGKAQAATLRNAQAQTTARRLGADGAAEDVVPAAELRLGDVVVVDAGELVPGDGDVIEGVASVDESAITGESAPVIRESGGDRSSVTGGTRVLSDRIVVRITARPGESFIDRMIALVEGAARQKTPNEIALNVLLASLTVVFLMATVTLQPFAVYSGAEQSLIVLVALLVCLIPTTIGALLSAIGIAGMDRLVQHNVLAMSGRAVEAAGDVNTLLLDKTGTITLGNRQASELLPAAGVSAAELADAAQLSSLADETPEGRSIVVLAKTAYGLRERAAGELTSAHFVPFTAQTRMSGVDLDGGRQVRKGAAGAVLAWVRENHGQVGPDVAVAVDAVATAGGTPLVVADVTAGGAARALGVITLKDVVKPGMRERFEEMRRMGIRTVMITGDNPLTAKAIADEAGVDDFLAEATPEDKMALIKREQEGGRLVAMTGDGTNDAPALAQADVGVAMNSGTSAAKEAGNMVDLDSNPTKLIEIVEIGKQLLITRGSLTTFSIANDIAKYFAIIPAMFAGVYGGLGTLNVMGLATPRSAILSAVVFNALVIVALIPLALRGVRYRPSSAADMLRRNLAVYGLGGIVAPFVGIKLIDLLVSQIPGIG; the protein is encoded by the coding sequence TTGACCACCGCCCGCACGCTGCTCGCGGCACTGCCCGATGCCGCCCGCAAGCTCGACCCGCGCACGATGGTGCGCAACCCGGTGATGTTCGTCGTCGAGGTCGGCGCCGTGCTGGCGACCGCGCTGGCGGTGACCGACCCGGACGTGTTCGCCTGGTCCGTCGTCGGCTGGCTGTGGGCGACCGTGCTGTTCGCCAACCTCGCCGAGGCGGTGGCCGAGGGCCGTGGCAAGGCGCAGGCCGCGACCCTGCGCAACGCCCAGGCGCAGACCACGGCGCGTCGGCTGGGTGCGGACGGCGCGGCTGAGGACGTCGTCCCGGCGGCGGAGCTCCGGCTCGGCGACGTCGTCGTGGTGGACGCCGGCGAGCTGGTCCCCGGGGACGGCGACGTCATCGAGGGCGTGGCCAGCGTGGACGAGTCGGCGATCACCGGCGAGTCCGCCCCGGTGATCCGCGAGTCCGGCGGCGACCGCAGCTCGGTCACCGGCGGCACCCGGGTGCTGTCGGACCGGATCGTCGTCCGGATCACCGCCAGGCCCGGCGAGAGCTTCATCGACCGGATGATCGCGCTGGTGGAGGGCGCGGCGCGGCAGAAGACGCCCAACGAGATCGCCCTGAACGTCCTGCTGGCCAGCCTGACCGTGGTCTTCCTGATGGCCACCGTCACGCTGCAGCCGTTCGCGGTCTACAGCGGCGCCGAGCAGTCCCTGATCGTCCTGGTGGCCCTGCTCGTCTGCCTGATCCCGACCACGATCGGTGCCCTGCTGTCCGCCATCGGCATTGCGGGCATGGACCGGCTGGTGCAGCACAACGTGCTCGCCATGTCGGGCCGCGCCGTGGAGGCGGCCGGCGACGTCAACACCCTGCTGCTGGACAAGACCGGCACGATCACCCTCGGCAACCGGCAGGCGAGCGAGCTGCTGCCGGCGGCCGGGGTCAGCGCGGCCGAGCTGGCCGACGCCGCGCAGCTGTCCAGCCTGGCGGACGAGACACCCGAGGGCCGGTCGATCGTGGTGCTCGCCAAGACCGCCTACGGACTGCGTGAGCGCGCCGCGGGGGAGCTGACGTCGGCGCACTTCGTGCCGTTCACCGCGCAGACGCGGATGAGCGGCGTCGACCTGGACGGCGGGCGGCAGGTCCGCAAGGGAGCGGCCGGCGCGGTGCTGGCCTGGGTGCGGGAGAACCACGGTCAGGTCGGCCCGGACGTCGCAGTGGCCGTCGACGCGGTGGCCACCGCCGGCGGCACCCCGCTGGTGGTGGCGGACGTGACGGCGGGCGGCGCCGCCCGCGCGCTCGGCGTCATCACCCTCAAGGACGTCGTCAAGCCCGGCATGCGCGAGCGCTTCGAGGAGATGCGCCGGATGGGCATCCGCACGGTGATGATCACCGGCGACAACCCGTTGACCGCCAAGGCGATCGCGGACGAAGCCGGCGTCGACGACTTCCTCGCCGAGGCCACGCCCGAGGACAAGATGGCGCTGATCAAGCGCGAGCAGGAGGGCGGCCGGCTCGTCGCGATGACCGGTGACGGCACCAACGACGCGCCCGCGCTGGCCCAGGCGGACGTCGGCGTCGCGATGAACTCCGGCACCTCCGCCGCCAAGGAGGCCGGCAACATGGTGGACCTGGACTCCAACCCCACCAAGCTCATCGAGATCGTCGAGATCGGCAAGCAGCTGCTGATCACCCGCGGGTCGCTGACGACGTTCTCCATCGCCAACGACATCGCCAAGTACTTCGCGATCATCCCCGCGATGTTCGCCGGGGTGTACGGCGGCCTGGGCACGCTCAACGTGATGGGCCTGGCCACCCCGCGCTCGGCCATCCTGTCCGCGGTCGTGTTCAACGCCCTCGTGATCGTCGCCCTCATCCCGCTGGCCCTGCGCGGCGTCCGGTACCGGCCGTCGTCCGCGGCGGACATGCTGCGCCGCAACCTCGCCGTCTACGGCCTCGGCGGCATCGTCGCCCCGTTCGTCGGCATCAAGCTCATCGACCTGCTGGTGTCCCAGATCCCCGGCATCGGCTGA